Below is a window of Streptomyces genisteinicus DNA.
CTGGATGCACGAGGGGCAGCCGGCGTCGCACTCGCAGGACGCGATGGCCTCGCGGGTGGCGGTGAGCCACTCCCCGGCGGTGTGGAAGGCGCGCTCGGCGAATCCGGCGCCGCCCGGATGCCCGTCGTACACGAACACCGTGGGCAGAAGCGTGTCCGGGTGCAGGGGGACGGAGACCCCGCCGATGTCCCAGCGGTCGCACGTGGCGAAGAGCGGGAGCATGCCGATGGAGGCGTGCTCGGCGGCGTGCAGGGCCCCGCCGAGCTGTTCCGGGCCCACCCGGGCGGCGTCGAGCTGGTCCTCGGTGACCGTCCACCACACCGCCCTGGTCCGCAGGGTGCGCGGCGGGAGGTCGAGCTTGGTCTCCCCGAGGACCTCACCGGTGACGACCCTGCGGCGGAGGAAGGAGACGACCTGGTTGGTGACCTCGACGGACCCGTAGCAGAGGCGCCCGTCACCCCACGGGATCTCGGTGTCGGTCTCCAGCACGGAGATGGCGGTGGTGTCCCTCGCGGTCGTCGAGTACGGCGGGGAGGCCTCCTCGACCAGGGCCACGGAGTCCTCCAGGTCGAGCTTCCGGACCAGGTAGGTGCGCCCCTGGTGGAGATGGACCGCACCGTCGTGGACGGCGGTGTGGGCGGCGCCCTCGTCCACCGTGCCGAGCAGCCTCCCGGTGGCCGACTCGACGATCTGCACCGGGCGCCCGCCCCCGCCCCGGATGTCGGTGAGATCCGCGGCGCGCTCGCGCCGGGTCCAGTGCCATCCTGACGCGCGCCTGCGCAGCAGCCCGGCCCTCTCCAGCTGGGGCATCAGACCGGCCGCCGCGGGGCCGAAGAGGTCGAGACCGGCCTCGGTGAGGGGCAGCTCGGACGCCGCCGCGCAGAGGTGAGGGGCGAGCACGTACGGGTTGTCCGGGTCCAGCACGGTCGATTCCACCGGCCGGTCGAACAGGGCTTCCGGGTGGTGCACGAGGAAGGTGTCGAGCGGGTCGTCCCTGGCGACGAGCACGGCCAGCGCACCCTGCCCGGACCTGCCCGCACGGCCGGCCTGCTGCCACAGCGAGGCACGGGTGCCCGGGTAGCCGGCGATGACCACGGCGTCGAGCCCGGCCACGTCGACCCCGAGTTCGAGCGCGGTCGTGGCGGCGAGGCCGAGGAGCTCTCCGGAATGGAGGGCGCGTTCGAGCGCGCGGCGTTCCTCCGGCAGATAGCCGCCCCGGTAGGCCGCGACACGCCGCGGCAGCGAGCGGTCCACCTCGGCGAGGCGCTCCTTCGCGATGACGGAGATCAGCTCGGCGCCCCTGCGCGAGCGCACGAAGGCGACGCTGCGCACGCCCTGAACGGTCAGGTCGGTCAGCAGGTCCGCGGTCTCGGCGGTCGCGGTGCGC
It encodes the following:
- a CDS encoding DEAD/DEAH box helicase; this encodes MAFNHLPAAMHDALGPLSVTPVTHSVPMAKNLRPSRPPENRETRPSPGAVLDRLTAGANRAARITHTEHLPPRPGRHAVWPDRVRPEVIAAVQEAGIDHPWAHQAAAAEHALDGESVVIATGTASGKSLSYLVPVLSTLLDGAEAPNGRGTTALYLAPTKALAADQRRAVRELAAPLGNRVRPAVYDGDTPVEEREWVRQYANYVLTNPDMLHRGILPSHPRWSSFLRSLRYVVIDECHTYRGVFGSHVAQVLRRLRRLCARYGSQPVFLLASATSADPAASARRLTGVPVHEVADDASPRGELVFALWEPPLTELHGEKGAPVRRTATAETADLLTDLTVQGVRSVAFVRSRRGAELISVIAKERLAEVDRSLPRRVAAYRGGYLPEERRALERALHSGELLGLAATTALELGVDVAGLDAVVIAGYPGTRASLWQQAGRAGRSGQGALAVLVARDDPLDTFLVHHPEALFDRPVESTVLDPDNPYVLAPHLCAAASELPLTEAGLDLFGPAAAGLMPQLERAGLLRRRASGWHWTRRERAADLTDIRGGGGRPVQIVESATGRLLGTVDEGAAHTAVHDGAVHLHQGRTYLVRKLDLEDSVALVEEASPPYSTTARDTTAISVLETDTEIPWGDGRLCYGSVEVTNQVVSFLRRRVVTGEVLGETKLDLPPRTLRTRAVWWTVTEDQLDAARVGPEQLGGALHAAEHASIGMLPLFATCDRWDIGGVSVPLHPDTLLPTVFVYDGHPGGAGFAERAFHTAGEWLTATREAIASCECDAGCPSCIQSPKCGNGNDPLHKRGAVRLLTELLRGAPKPPQPSVEPPGGAPAT